TTCCTCGCCAGCCTCGGCATGCGGCTGGTGGAGCGCATGGCCGATTACATTGCGAACGTCACAGATGAGGTGGGCGAACTGGAAGAAATGGTGGTGGACCCGCATCGTGGCGTGACGAGTGAGCGCCTGGCCGATGTTCGCCGCCAGATCATCGCTCTGCGGCGGCATCTCTCTCCCCAACGCGATGCTCTGGTACGTATCATCGAAACGCCGCTCACTTTCCTTGAAGAAGAAGACCGCAAACGCCTGCATGAAGTGTCCGATCAAACTATCCACTTTCTCGAAGAACTGGCATCAGCCCGCGATCAAGCCACCGTCACCCAGGAGGAACTGAACGGTCAAATGTCGAAACAGGTCGAACGACGCATGTACGTCCTGGCCCTCGTGGCAGCCATTTTTCTCCCCCTGACCTTCTTCACCGGATTGCTGGGGACCAACGTCGGCGGCATCCCGGGCAGCCACAGCCCCTGGGGCTTTATCTCTGTCACCGCTGTCCTGGCGGGTGTTCTCTCGCTACAGATCGTTCTTTTCCGCAGGATGCGTTGGCTCTGACTTCACACGGGAACAGCCAGGTCCCCATTCCCCCGGAACCCTGCCATCTGACTAGGCAGCAGTGGCTGGCGACTCGTGCCCCGTGTTGATTATATCTACGGATAGGGGCTCCGCAGCACGGCCAGGAGATAAGGTAATATGCGGGAAAGGAATTTCAATACCCTTCTCATCAAACGCCACCTTCACTTCCATCTGAATACTGTTCTTCAAGGCCAGAAAATCTTCGGTCTCAGCCCAGACACCGAATAGTAGATCGATACTGGAATCACCGAAGCCAAGGACAATGAAAATCGGTTGGGGGTCCTTCAAACAAAGCGGATTCATTTCAGCCACCTCGAATAACACCTCACGCACAGCTGCCAGATCTTCTTTGTAGGCTACTCCAATCTTCAGATCCACCCTGCGCTGGGGGAGTTTGGTTAGGGTGGTGACATCGGATTTGATCATAACCTCGTTCGGGATGCGGACGAAGAGGTTGTCGAAGGTTCTTAATTTGACGGAGAGAAGGTCGATCGCGAGTACTTCGCCGATCTTATCACCTACTTGTATGCTGTCCCCCACCGAAAAGGCCCGCTCACTGATCAGGAACAGGCCGCTGATCAGATTGGAAACCGAGGTCTGCGC
This genomic window from Candidatus Neomarinimicrobiota bacterium contains:
- a CDS encoding mechanosensitive ion channel family protein, whose translation is MNELWTGLAEMLTYERVMALIRALLVIVAGYAFAKLACLGVKQLLKARLDTQRLKLFHRIIFYVIFLLFLISGLRELGFKLGVVLGAAGVLSVAVGFAAQTSVSNLISGLFLISERAFSVGDSIQVGDKIGEVLAIDLLSVKLRTFDNLFVRIPNEVMIKSDVTTLTKLPQRRVDLKIGVAYKEDLAAVREVLFEVAEMNPLCLKDPQPIFIVLGFGDSSIDLLFGVWAETEDFLALKNSIQMEVKVAFDEKGIEIPFPHITLSPGRAAEPLSVDIINTGHESPATAA
- a CDS encoding zinc transporter ZntB, with translation MKTDQPAPNGLVSAYLLDGQGGGKKITWKEIATWTPESGTLWLHLEGNSPYAEQWLRQESGLEEITCNILTREEVRPRSIPSGAGLLTVLRGINLNEGDEPEDMVSIRTYIDAHRIITTRLRFVRSIDDLRHALDAGRGPATPGDFLASLGMRLVERMADYIANVTDEVGELEEMVVDPHRGVTSERLADVRRQIIALRRHLSPQRDALVRIIETPLTFLEEEDRKRLHEVSDQTIHFLEELASARDQATVTQEELNGQMSKQVERRMYVLALVAAIFLPLTFFTGLLGTNVGGIPGSHSPWGFISVTAVLAGVLSLQIVLFRRMRWL